A region from the Tsuneonella mangrovi genome encodes:
- a CDS encoding winged helix-turn-helix transcriptional regulator has protein sequence METLTHTPQEGTFLSDGNTRVTMHVPDQPSCRAVNDVLSRIGDKWSVRVVMSLARGTKRFNELRREIDSISQRMLTRTLRGLERDGLVSRSVKPTVPPRVDYALTELGESLTGPIAALGNWAMANSYAIEVARADFDEAQLDD, from the coding sequence ATGGAAACTCTCACCCACACTCCGCAAGAAGGCACTTTTTTGTCCGATGGGAACACCCGTGTGACCATGCATGTGCCGGACCAGCCCAGTTGCCGGGCGGTCAACGATGTCCTCTCGCGCATCGGCGACAAGTGGTCCGTGCGGGTCGTGATGAGCCTTGCCCGCGGCACCAAACGCTTCAACGAATTGCGGCGCGAGATCGACAGCATTTCGCAGCGGATGCTCACCCGTACGTTGCGCGGCCTCGAACGCGACGGGCTGGTCAGCCGCTCGGTCAAGCCCACCGTTCCGCCGCGGGTCGACTACGCGTTGACCGAACTGGGCGAATCGCTCACCGGCCCGATTGCCGCACTGGGCAACTGGGCGATGGCCAACAGCTATGCGATCGAAGTCGCCCGCGCCGATTTCGACGAAGCGCAACTCGACGACTGA
- a CDS encoding FMN-dependent NADH-azoreductase, whose product MQILRIDSATTGENSISRKLTQMLTDHFTAKYPDATLVTRDLAADPLPHIDPITTKAIRTPPETHDEAVAAAFPSQRAVLHEFLASDIVIVGAPMYNFSIPSQLKAWLDRLGVPGVTFRYSEKGPEGLAGGRKVIVASSRGGAYSNEDMAENQESLLATMFGFIGVDDLTFVRVEKAGFGPEAVEQGLAAAREHIAAL is encoded by the coding sequence ATGCAAATCCTGCGAATCGACAGCGCGACGACCGGCGAAAATTCCATCAGCCGCAAACTGACCCAGATGCTGACCGATCACTTCACCGCGAAATACCCCGACGCCACGCTGGTCACTCGCGACCTCGCAGCCGATCCGCTGCCACACATCGACCCGATCACCACCAAGGCGATCCGCACTCCGCCCGAAACCCACGACGAGGCGGTCGCGGCGGCCTTTCCCTCGCAGCGCGCTGTGCTCCACGAATTCCTCGCTTCGGACATCGTGATCGTCGGCGCACCGATGTACAATTTCTCGATTCCCTCGCAGCTCAAGGCATGGCTCGACCGGCTCGGCGTTCCCGGTGTCACTTTCCGTTATTCGGAAAAGGGGCCCGAGGGACTTGCCGGCGGACGCAAGGTGATCGTCGCCTCTTCGCGCGGGGGCGCCTATTCGAACGAAGACATGGCCGAAAACCAGGAAAGCCTGCTGGCGACGATGTTCGGCTTTATCGGTGTCGACGATCTGACCTTCGTCCGGGTCGAAAAGGCCGGGTTCGGACCGGAAGCCGTCGAGCAGGGCCTGGCAGCGGCGCGCGAACATATCGCCGCGCTTTAG
- a CDS encoding glutathione S-transferase family protein, with amino-acid sequence MLTVHHLRISQSERIVWLCEELGLDYELKLYSRREDNRLAPDEYKALHPMGIAPVIEDDGLVLGESGAIIEYIVAKYGDGRLVPSIDSPDFADHLFWFHFANGTFMTNGMMAIAAMQAGASELPPFVADRTAKAWAMVEQRLGEAPYFGGAELTTADIMMGFQLTTSRAFNDMTIGHLPNLQAYLKRIGERPAYQRAMAKAEPGMPPKLD; translated from the coding sequence ATGCTGACCGTCCACCACCTGCGCATCTCGCAATCCGAACGAATCGTCTGGCTGTGCGAGGAGCTGGGGCTGGACTACGAGCTGAAGCTCTACAGTCGCCGCGAAGACAACCGGCTGGCGCCGGACGAATACAAGGCGCTGCACCCGATGGGCATCGCCCCTGTGATCGAGGACGACGGCCTGGTGCTGGGCGAGAGCGGCGCGATCATCGAATACATCGTTGCGAAATACGGCGACGGGCGGCTGGTCCCGTCGATCGACAGCCCCGACTTCGCCGACCACTTGTTCTGGTTCCACTTCGCTAACGGCACCTTCATGACCAATGGCATGATGGCGATCGCCGCGATGCAGGCGGGCGCAAGCGAATTGCCACCGTTCGTCGCCGACCGCACCGCGAAAGCGTGGGCGATGGTCGAACAGCGGCTGGGCGAGGCGCCCTATTTCGGCGGCGCGGAGCTGACCACGGCGGATATCATGATGGGCTTCCAGCTCACCACCAGCCGTGCTTTCAACGACATGACCATCGGCCACCTGCCAAACTTGCAAGCGTACTTGAAGCGGATCGGGGAACGGCCCGCCTACCAGCGGGCAATGGCCAAGGCTGAGCCGGGAATGCCGCCGAAGCTGGACTAG
- a CDS encoding CPBP family intramembrane glutamic endopeptidase has translation MTKKPLWREIWDFPLVSLVVAIAAFVAVFAGVTYLFAQFDIPLSKTGKIVLNGLLAPALALLLAKFLIPRLGDNRRDDLAWSGAGRMLLIGIAGSALLMTVIFAVVFALGGYRVDGWGGMTSWAMLLFIAGLRAGVVEEVMFRGILFRYLEDFGGSWFALAATSALFGVAHIMNPNATWFSSLAIAVEAGVLLGGAYMLTRSLWLSIGLHFGWNVTQGFVFDVPVSGNEVDGVLAAHPAGSVWLSGGEFGLEASAVALAIAGGAGAWLTVKAVREGQLVRPWWTRRRLAREAEALAA, from the coding sequence ATGACCAAGAAACCTCTCTGGCGCGAAATCTGGGACTTCCCGCTCGTCTCGCTCGTCGTCGCGATAGCGGCATTCGTGGCCGTATTTGCTGGGGTAACCTACCTGTTCGCGCAGTTCGACATTCCACTTTCCAAGACGGGAAAGATCGTACTCAACGGCCTCTTGGCACCCGCGCTGGCCTTGCTGCTGGCGAAGTTCCTGATCCCTCGCCTCGGGGATAATCGCCGCGATGATCTTGCGTGGTCCGGTGCCGGGCGGATGCTTCTCATCGGCATCGCCGGATCGGCATTGCTGATGACCGTCATCTTCGCGGTGGTCTTCGCACTCGGTGGCTATCGTGTCGACGGCTGGGGAGGGATGACGTCGTGGGCGATGCTCCTGTTCATTGCCGGGTTGCGGGCCGGAGTAGTCGAAGAAGTCATGTTCCGCGGAATTTTGTTCCGATATCTGGAAGATTTCGGCGGCAGCTGGTTCGCACTCGCGGCGACATCGGCATTGTTCGGCGTAGCGCATATCATGAACCCGAACGCCACGTGGTTCAGTTCGCTCGCGATCGCGGTGGAAGCGGGCGTGTTGCTCGGCGGAGCATACATGTTGACCCGCTCGCTGTGGCTTTCGATTGGCCTGCACTTCGGCTGGAATGTCACGCAGGGATTCGTGTTCGACGTGCCGGTGTCCGGCAACGAAGTGGATGGCGTCCTTGCTGCGCACCCCGCCGGTTCGGTCTGGCTGTCGGGCGGAGAGTTCGGACTTGAGGCGTCAGCCGTTGCTCTCGCGATCGCTGGTGGGGCCGGCGCGTGGCTGACGGTCAAGGCCGTTCGGGAAGGGCAACTTGTCCGCCCTTGGTGGACGCGTCGTCGCCTCGCGCGCGAAGCGGAGGCTCTCGCAGCCTAG
- a CDS encoding bifunctional transcriptional activator/DNA repair enzyme AdaA, translated as MSDQITSDAAWAAVLRRDKAFDGRFVTGVLTTGIYCRPSCAARHPKRDNVRFFATGAEARAHGLRPCKRCLPDDVGRDEAAVLAAIDEIKQAEGAVTLAELAEVTGYSPSHFQRVFTRHTGLSPAAYARALREERVREALSGVGSVTGAIYAAGYSAPSRFYDETKGRLGMAASAWVNGGKGATIHWAVVDTSLGEMLVAATDKGVCRLSFFEGEDELRARFPNADLVEGSDAFSSLLEEVVAAVEAPGDAPPGFGHIPLDVKGTAFQEACWKALRAIPAGETRTYAEIAAAAGNPKAVRAAGSANARNNVAVLIPCHRVIRTGGNLGGYAYGLDIKRELLKREGVE; from the coding sequence ATGTCTGACCAGATTACCAGCGATGCGGCCTGGGCGGCGGTGCTGCGGCGCGACAAGGCGTTTGACGGTCGCTTCGTGACCGGCGTCCTGACGACCGGGATCTATTGCCGTCCGTCGTGCGCGGCGCGGCATCCCAAGCGCGACAACGTGCGTTTCTTCGCTACCGGGGCAGAGGCGCGGGCGCACGGCTTGCGGCCCTGCAAGCGCTGCCTGCCCGACGATGTCGGACGTGACGAGGCCGCAGTGCTCGCAGCGATCGACGAGATCAAGCAGGCCGAGGGCGCGGTCACGCTCGCCGAACTGGCCGAAGTGACCGGCTATTCGCCGAGCCATTTCCAGCGGGTGTTTACTCGCCACACCGGTTTGTCGCCGGCAGCGTATGCCCGCGCATTGCGTGAGGAACGGGTCCGTGAGGCGTTGTCCGGGGTAGGCAGCGTGACCGGCGCAATCTACGCGGCGGGCTATTCAGCGCCCTCGCGGTTCTACGACGAGACAAAAGGTAGGTTAGGCATGGCGGCAAGTGCATGGGTCAACGGCGGCAAGGGCGCGACGATCCATTGGGCGGTGGTCGATACTTCGCTTGGCGAAATGCTTGTCGCAGCGACCGACAAGGGCGTATGCCGGCTGTCGTTCTTCGAAGGTGAGGACGAATTGCGCGCCCGGTTCCCCAACGCCGACCTCGTCGAAGGCAGCGACGCATTCTCCTCATTGCTTGAGGAAGTCGTTGCAGCGGTCGAAGCACCGGGCGACGCGCCTCCCGGCTTCGGGCACATCCCGCTCGACGTGAAAGGCACCGCGTTCCAGGAAGCGTGCTGGAAGGCACTGAGGGCGATTCCCGCGGGCGAAACGCGGACATATGCAGAGATTGCCGCGGCTGCTGGTAATCCCAAGGCGGTGCGCGCGGCGGGCAGCGCCAATGCCCGCAACAATGTGGCGGTGCTGATCCCGTGCCACCGGGTGATCCGCACGGGAGGCAACCTCGGCGGCTACGCATACGGGCTCGACATCAAGCGCGAGCTGCTCAAGCGCGAAGGCGTCGAATGA
- a CDS encoding DUF1203 domain-containing protein, with amino-acid sequence MTYRIRGLEPAQFAPLFEMDEVALESALASRVIAGPEGRYPCRVSLRDADPGEELVLVHFTNHAVDTPYRNAFAIFVRKDADAAAECVDALPPVLRGRPIALRCYAFDGTLHRAALALDDNVDAVLRDLLADEAVGYIDAHNAMHGCFAARIERYDGDCDV; translated from the coding sequence ATGACCTATCGAATTCGCGGCCTCGAACCGGCGCAGTTTGCGCCATTGTTCGAGATGGACGAGGTCGCACTCGAAAGCGCACTGGCGAGCCGGGTGATTGCCGGGCCGGAAGGACGATACCCGTGCCGTGTCAGCCTGCGCGATGCCGATCCGGGAGAGGAGCTGGTGCTGGTCCACTTCACCAATCACGCAGTCGACACGCCCTATCGCAATGCGTTCGCGATCTTCGTGCGCAAGGATGCCGATGCGGCCGCAGAGTGTGTCGATGCGCTGCCGCCGGTGCTGCGCGGTCGGCCCATTGCACTGCGCTGCTACGCCTTCGACGGCACGCTCCACCGCGCCGCGCTCGCGCTTGATGATAACGTCGACGCCGTGCTTCGCGACCTCCTGGCCGACGAAGCAGTCGGCTACATCGACGCGCACAACGCCATGCATGGGTGTTTCGCCGCACGGATCGAACGCTATGATGGGGATTGCGATGTCTGA
- a CDS encoding S1C family serine protease — protein sequence MGRFLTFLAALLALSLPAISHAEPADITAAARGVVRVVIVGTDGQQVFPVSHGSGFAVAPNLIVTNAHVVRQAQMDDTLRIAVVPSDGNGSDYARIVAVSASKDLALIEITDKMRLPPLTIAGTPAGDGEEVIAVGYPMNVDRAQGLSLDDIFRPQPPVKSRGFVSGERPSRDIDTVLHTAPIARGNSGGPLLDNCGRVLGVNSFGADSDGSDGEFYFAVSDRELLPFLRSNNVSPSVNALPCRSMAQLNASERERIANEQAAARARLAARVEANRTARERAQLEAELAVMGERENAMALATILLLAACGFGLAAKGARGRDDGGKRMRIYAASAVVAGIACIGIWFTRPGIDAIDRKVADAMAARGDGANAGEGNGSGAVNGQQELVCTIEPNRSRIVSEAPQDTAFSWNDNGCVNHRTQYGFANGQWTRLFVPKDDDTVSISSYDPATHTFRTDRYPLSQSEMAQARDARSKYTAPACGAASAASRLGEMQSGVVSLLPDQPNERLVYTCKAKTGPSLP from the coding sequence ATGGGACGTTTCCTCACATTCCTCGCTGCTTTGCTTGCGCTTTCGCTACCGGCGATTTCGCATGCCGAACCGGCCGATATCACTGCTGCGGCGCGCGGGGTGGTGCGGGTGGTGATCGTCGGCACCGATGGCCAGCAGGTGTTCCCGGTCAGCCACGGTTCCGGGTTTGCCGTTGCGCCCAACCTGATCGTCACCAACGCCCATGTCGTGCGCCAGGCGCAAATGGACGACACATTGCGGATCGCGGTGGTCCCGTCGGATGGCAATGGTTCCGACTATGCCCGGATCGTCGCTGTCTCAGCCTCGAAGGACCTCGCGCTGATCGAGATCACCGACAAGATGCGCCTCCCTCCGCTCACGATCGCGGGGACGCCGGCTGGCGATGGCGAGGAAGTCATCGCGGTGGGTTATCCGATGAATGTCGATCGGGCGCAGGGCCTGTCGCTTGACGACATTTTCAGGCCCCAACCGCCGGTCAAGAGCCGCGGGTTCGTCTCGGGCGAGCGCCCCAGCCGCGATATCGATACCGTGCTGCACACAGCGCCGATTGCGCGCGGAAATTCGGGCGGGCCGCTGCTCGACAACTGCGGGCGAGTGCTCGGCGTCAACAGCTTCGGTGCCGATTCGGACGGCTCGGACGGCGAATTCTATTTCGCGGTGTCCGACCGCGAACTGCTGCCGTTCCTGCGCAGCAACAACGTCTCGCCTTCGGTCAACGCGCTACCGTGCCGCTCGATGGCGCAACTCAATGCATCCGAACGCGAACGGATCGCCAACGAGCAGGCTGCTGCGCGCGCGCGGCTGGCGGCGCGGGTCGAGGCCAACCGGACCGCCCGCGAACGTGCCCAGCTCGAAGCCGAGCTCGCCGTGATGGGCGAACGCGAGAACGCGATGGCGCTGGCGACGATACTTCTGCTTGCGGCCTGCGGGTTTGGACTGGCGGCGAAGGGTGCGCGCGGGCGTGACGATGGCGGGAAGCGGATGCGGATCTATGCCGCAAGCGCAGTCGTCGCCGGAATTGCCTGTATCGGCATCTGGTTCACCCGCCCCGGGATCGACGCGATCGACCGCAAGGTGGCCGATGCGATGGCGGCGCGCGGCGACGGGGCGAACGCAGGCGAGGGCAATGGAAGCGGCGCGGTGAACGGTCAGCAAGAATTGGTCTGCACGATCGAGCCCAACCGCAGCAGGATCGTCAGCGAAGCACCGCAGGACACCGCTTTCTCGTGGAACGACAACGGCTGCGTCAACCACCGCACGCAATACGGGTTTGCCAACGGCCAATGGACCCGGCTGTTCGTGCCGAAGGATGACGATACCGTCTCGATCAGCTCCTACGATCCGGCCACGCATACCTTCCGTACCGATCGCTATCCGCTCTCGCAATCGGAGATGGCACAGGCGCGCGATGCACGCAGCAAATACACCGCTCCGGCGTGCGGTGCGGCCAGCGCGGCCAGCCGTTTGGGCGAAATGCAGTCCGGCGTGGTTTCGCTGCTGCCCGACCAGCCCAACGAACGGTTGGTCTATACCTGCAAGGCCAAGACCGGCCCCAGTCTGCCCTAG